In one Spirosoma rigui genomic region, the following are encoded:
- a CDS encoding DUF1501 domain-containing protein: MEKEILEHGLNFNRRRFLSRLSLGLGSAALGSLLIPDLFSGSGNEEGLTPGIPHFAPKAKRVIYLFQNGAPSQQELFDYKPKLREMMGQELPPSVRGTQRLTGMTANQKEFPLVGSFVDFKQYGESRAWVSDLFPYTAKIVDDLCIVKSMFTEAINHDPALTFLQTGSQQGNRPSMGSWLSYGLGNENKNLPNFTVLLSRGIGNGQGVYSKLWSNGFLDSIHQGVQFSKGEDPVLYLRDPEGMDRQARRAMLDNLAELNDLSYQEFGDPEISAKVKQYEMAYRMQTAVPEVMDLSKEPDDIIKLYGPDCLVPGTFAANCLLARKLSENGVRFVQLYHQGWDQHGNLPFEIAKQAKDVDQASAALVTDLKQRGLLDETLVIWGGEFGRTSYTQGKLTKENYGRDHHPRCFTIWMAGGGIKPGIVYGETDEMGYNIVKDPVHVHDFQATILNQMGLNHEKLIFKHLGRRYRLTDVSGNVVHGLIA, translated from the coding sequence ATGGAGAAAGAAATTCTCGAACACGGGCTGAATTTTAACCGACGCCGGTTCCTTTCCCGACTGAGTCTGGGGCTGGGCAGCGCTGCTCTGGGGTCGCTGCTCATTCCTGACCTGTTTAGTGGGTCCGGGAACGAAGAGGGGTTAACGCCCGGCATTCCGCACTTCGCCCCGAAGGCCAAACGGGTCATCTACCTGTTTCAGAACGGAGCCCCCTCGCAGCAGGAACTCTTTGATTACAAACCCAAACTACGCGAGATGATGGGGCAGGAGCTGCCGCCGTCGGTACGGGGAACCCAGCGACTTACGGGCATGACTGCCAACCAGAAGGAGTTTCCGCTGGTGGGGTCTTTTGTCGATTTTAAGCAATACGGCGAGTCGCGGGCGTGGGTGAGTGACCTGTTTCCGTACACGGCCAAAATCGTGGACGACCTCTGTATTGTGAAGTCGATGTTTACCGAGGCTATTAACCACGACCCCGCCCTCACATTTCTGCAAACGGGTTCGCAACAGGGCAACCGGCCGAGTATGGGCTCGTGGCTGAGCTACGGGCTGGGTAACGAAAACAAGAACCTGCCCAACTTCACCGTCTTGCTGTCGCGGGGCATTGGCAATGGGCAGGGCGTGTATTCCAAGCTCTGGTCGAATGGGTTTCTGGATTCCATTCACCAAGGCGTCCAGTTCAGCAAAGGCGAGGACCCCGTGCTGTACCTGCGCGACCCCGAGGGGATGGATCGGCAGGCCCGCCGGGCAATGCTCGACAACCTGGCAGAACTCAACGACCTGTCGTACCAGGAGTTTGGCGACCCGGAGATCAGCGCCAAAGTGAAGCAGTACGAAATGGCGTACCGGATGCAGACGGCCGTTCCCGAGGTGATGGATCTGTCGAAGGAACCGGATGACATTATCAAACTCTACGGACCCGATTGTCTGGTGCCGGGTACGTTTGCGGCCAACTGCCTGCTGGCCCGTAAACTATCCGAAAATGGTGTGCGCTTCGTGCAACTATACCACCAGGGCTGGGACCAGCACGGCAACCTGCCGTTCGAGATCGCAAAGCAGGCCAAAGATGTCGATCAGGCATCGGCCGCGCTGGTCACCGATCTCAAACAGCGGGGTCTGTTGGATGAAACGCTGGTGATCTGGGGGGGTGAATTTGGCCGGACCAGCTACACCCAGGGCAAACTCACCAAAGAGAACTACGGGCGCGATCATCACCCGCGCTGCTTCACGATCTGGATGGCGGGTGGTGGTATCAAGCCGGGCATCGTCTACGGCGAAACCGATGAGATGGGTTACAACATTGTCAAAGATCCCGTTCACGTGCACGACTTCCAGGCCACTATCCTGAATCAGATGGGGCTGAACCATGAGAAACTGATCTTTAAACACCTGGGACGCCGATACCGGCTAACGGACGTATCGGGGAACGTGGTGCATGGTCTTATTGCCTGA
- a CDS encoding PSD1 and planctomycete cytochrome C domain-containing protein, whose translation MRKTPFYLLTLAFGAGVVWYSQSCTTSSGGNGGSEDIPELVSYNFDIRPILSDKCLACHGPDANKREAGLRLDMAENAYKALKEHPSAHALVPGKPELSEVFLRISSPDTSIMMPPPSSNLKLSAREIKLIETWIRQGAAYEKHWAFVAPVKPAIPHVERTDWPTNEIDYFILQKQEQKGLEPNDEADKERLLKRLSLDLVGLPPSLQLMDRFLADKSANAYEKVVDELLENPAYGEKMALHWLDLARYADSHGYQDDGYRTQWPWRDWVIHAFNRNMHYNDFVSWQLAGDLMPNATKEQLLATAFNRNHKITEEGGVIPEEYRTMYVTDRNDLFGKGLLGVTIECAHCHDHKYDPFSHKEYYQLFAFFNNVNEVGIESVIGGPDTYAKKPLMEICDEDIQSILSFVNKRDTNRLIVSVMGDLDTTRKTFVLKRGVYDAPGEEVQPGTPKAILPFNPSYPKNRLGLAKWLFDRKNPLTARVYVNHLWQEFFGKGIVKTSGDFGMQGDLPSNPALLDWLAVDFMDHGWDIKRLVKQLVTSATYRQSAVVTPAKLAVDPDNILLARGPRYRIHAEFIKDLVLSSSGLLNAVIGGPSVKPYQPVGLWEGATSGRGLLSTYNQDHGANLYRRGMYTLIKRTVPPPSLAIFDASNRDLCEVKRLKTNTPLQALVMLNDPTVLEASRVLAARLLQENSDVDHKINKAFRLIVSRRPSEKETDILSRYYEKELKKITPSVATKSLAIGEYPIPTHLDKTKLTALMRVLTTIYNLEETITKS comes from the coding sequence ATGCGTAAGACTCCATTCTATTTACTGACGTTGGCTTTCGGGGCAGGGGTTGTTTGGTATAGCCAGTCCTGTACCACCAGTTCGGGGGGCAATGGCGGCTCGGAAGACATCCCGGAACTGGTAAGCTATAACTTCGATATCCGACCCATTTTGTCGGACAAGTGCCTGGCCTGCCACGGTCCCGATGCCAACAAGCGCGAGGCCGGGTTGCGGCTCGATATGGCCGAGAATGCTTATAAGGCGCTGAAGGAACACCCCTCGGCGCATGCCCTGGTGCCCGGCAAACCCGAGTTGTCGGAGGTGTTTTTACGGATCAGCTCGCCGGATACGTCTATCATGATGCCGCCCCCCTCGTCCAATCTGAAACTGTCGGCCCGCGAGATAAAGCTGATCGAAACGTGGATTCGGCAGGGGGCAGCCTACGAGAAGCACTGGGCTTTTGTGGCGCCCGTCAAGCCGGCGATCCCGCACGTGGAACGGACCGATTGGCCCACTAACGAGATCGACTACTTCATCCTGCAAAAGCAGGAACAGAAAGGACTCGAACCCAACGACGAAGCGGATAAAGAGCGGCTGCTGAAACGGTTGAGTCTGGACCTCGTTGGATTACCCCCCAGCCTCCAGCTTATGGACCGTTTTCTGGCCGACAAGAGCGCCAACGCCTACGAGAAGGTCGTCGATGAACTGTTGGAAAACCCCGCCTATGGCGAAAAAATGGCCCTGCACTGGCTCGACCTGGCGCGGTACGCCGATTCGCACGGGTACCAGGATGATGGCTACCGGACGCAGTGGCCCTGGCGCGACTGGGTCATCCATGCGTTCAACAGGAACATGCACTACAACGATTTCGTGAGCTGGCAACTGGCGGGGGACTTAATGCCTAACGCTACCAAAGAACAACTGCTCGCTACCGCTTTTAACCGGAATCATAAAATAACCGAAGAGGGTGGGGTCATTCCCGAAGAGTACCGGACCATGTACGTAACCGACCGGAACGACTTGTTCGGGAAAGGGTTGCTGGGTGTGACGATTGAGTGTGCCCACTGCCACGACCATAAATACGACCCCTTTTCGCACAAAGAATATTATCAGCTTTTCGCCTTTTTCAACAACGTAAACGAAGTGGGCATCGAGTCGGTTATTGGCGGGCCAGACACCTACGCCAAGAAACCGCTGATGGAAATCTGCGATGAGGACATTCAAAGCATCCTGTCCTTCGTCAACAAGCGGGATACCAATCGGCTGATCGTGTCGGTGATGGGCGATCTGGATACTACCCGCAAGACGTTTGTGCTGAAACGGGGTGTCTATGATGCGCCCGGCGAAGAAGTGCAGCCCGGTACGCCCAAAGCTATTTTGCCGTTCAATCCCAGCTACCCAAAGAACCGCCTGGGACTGGCAAAATGGCTATTTGATCGAAAAAATCCCCTGACGGCCCGCGTGTACGTGAATCACCTGTGGCAGGAGTTTTTCGGGAAAGGTATCGTGAAAACGTCCGGCGACTTCGGGATGCAGGGCGACCTGCCGTCGAACCCGGCCTTGCTCGACTGGCTGGCCGTCGACTTTATGGATCATGGCTGGGACATCAAACGGCTGGTGAAACAGCTGGTAACGTCCGCCACCTATCGGCAGTCAGCGGTGGTTACGCCGGCGAAATTAGCTGTCGACCCGGACAACATCCTGCTCGCCCGAGGACCCCGCTACCGTATCCACGCCGAGTTTATCAAAGACCTGGTGCTTAGCAGTAGCGGCTTGCTGAATGCTGTCATTGGGGGGCCGAGTGTAAAGCCCTATCAACCGGTTGGGTTGTGGGAGGGGGCTACGTCAGGCCGCGGTTTGCTGTCGACCTACAACCAGGATCACGGGGCGAACCTCTACCGCCGGGGTATGTACACGCTGATCAAACGGACCGTACCACCCCCGTCCCTGGCTATTTTCGATGCCAGTAACCGCGATCTGTGCGAAGTCAAGCGCCTGAAAACCAATACGCCCCTGCAGGCGCTGGTCATGCTCAACGACCCAACGGTACTGGAAGCGTCGCGGGTGCTGGCGGCCCGGCTGTTGCAGGAAAACAGTGACGTAGATCACAAAATCAACAAGGCCTTTCGTCTGATCGTGAGCCGCAGGCCGAGCGAAAAAGAAACGGATATACTAAGCCGCTATTACGAAAAAGAGCTGAAAAAGATCACGCCGTCCGTTGCCACCAAGTCGCTGGCGATTGGCGAGTATCCAATACCAACGCACCTCGACAAGACCAAACTGACCGCGTTGATGCGCGTTTTGACGACTATCTACAACCTGGAAGAAACCATTACCAAGTCCTAG
- a CDS encoding DUF1501 domain-containing protein translates to MKANWNRREFLQKTSAATLAAMAAGAPVSSLLSGCRRTPKPGETNGTADTVILLWMAGGMAHTETFDPKRYTPFEKGMQGNRVLSTFKPIPTVLDGINFSEGLQSIGKVMDKGTLIRSYVAADMGHILHSRHQYHWHTCYEPPQTVAAPHLGSWIAKELGPKNPVIPAFVDIGQRFTVGEAEELKAFHTAGFLGNEYGPFFIPDPSQGLESVRPPVGMDAKRFERRNQLYNDLISNGPMGEFGSDYQKESLKRSMEQAYRLLNSPEAKAFDLSQEPKASYDIYNTGKFGLGCLLARRLTEQGARFISVTTEYEPFKGWDTHENGHTRLEDMKKQIDGPIAQLINDLNKSGHLDRTMVILASEFSRDMMVEGRPDAKVQEQVQQPEILSDLKFYGMHRHFTDGCSILMFGGGIKKGFVYGKTADERPCKTIENPVRIDGIHQTIYHALGIAPDTHYEVEKRPFYSTPDGLGKPVLDLLA, encoded by the coding sequence ATGAAAGCGAACTGGAATAGACGGGAGTTTCTGCAAAAAACAAGCGCGGCTACCCTGGCCGCTATGGCGGCTGGCGCGCCGGTGTCGAGCTTGTTGTCGGGTTGTCGCCGAACGCCGAAGCCGGGCGAAACCAATGGCACCGCCGATACGGTGATTCTGCTCTGGATGGCGGGCGGCATGGCCCACACCGAAACCTTCGACCCCAAACGGTACACGCCTTTCGAGAAGGGCATGCAGGGAAACCGGGTTCTGAGTACGTTCAAGCCCATTCCCACCGTGCTCGACGGAATCAATTTCTCGGAAGGGCTTCAGTCCATCGGTAAGGTCATGGACAAAGGAACGCTGATCCGGTCGTACGTAGCGGCCGACATGGGGCACATTCTGCACTCACGCCACCAGTACCACTGGCACACCTGCTACGAGCCGCCCCAGACCGTAGCCGCCCCGCACCTGGGTTCCTGGATTGCCAAAGAACTGGGCCCAAAGAATCCAGTGATTCCTGCATTCGTCGATATTGGTCAGCGCTTTACCGTGGGCGAAGCGGAAGAGCTTAAAGCGTTTCATACGGCCGGTTTTCTGGGGAATGAATACGGCCCGTTCTTTATTCCCGACCCCAGTCAGGGGCTGGAGAGCGTCCGGCCACCGGTGGGCATGGACGCCAAACGGTTTGAGCGACGCAATCAGTTGTACAATGACCTTATCAGCAACGGACCGATGGGTGAGTTTGGCAGCGATTACCAGAAAGAGTCGCTCAAACGGTCGATGGAGCAGGCCTACAGGCTGCTGAACTCCCCCGAAGCCAAAGCCTTCGACCTGAGCCAGGAACCCAAAGCCAGCTACGACATATACAATACCGGCAAGTTTGGTCTGGGCTGTCTGCTGGCCCGCCGACTCACCGAACAGGGGGCCCGGTTTATCAGCGTAACGACCGAATACGAGCCGTTCAAGGGCTGGGATACGCACGAGAATGGGCACACGCGGCTGGAAGACATGAAAAAGCAGATCGACGGTCCCATTGCGCAACTGATCAACGACCTCAATAAATCCGGCCACCTCGATCGGACTATGGTGATCCTGGCCAGTGAATTCAGCCGGGATATGATGGTGGAAGGGCGACCCGATGCCAAGGTGCAGGAGCAGGTTCAACAGCCGGAGATACTATCCGACCTGAAGTTCTATGGCATGCACCGTCACTTTACCGACGGGTGCTCTATTCTCATGTTCGGCGGAGGTATTAAGAAAGGGTTCGTTTACGGCAAAACCGCCGACGAGCGTCCCTGCAAAACCATCGAGAATCCGGTACGTATCGACGGCATTCACCAGACGATCTATCACGCGCTGGGCATCGCCCCGGATACGCACTACGAAGTGGAAAAACGACCGTTCTACTCCACGCCCGATGGGTTGGGTAAGCCGGTCCTGGATTTGCTGGCGTAG
- a CDS encoding PSD1 and planctomycete cytochrome C domain-containing protein yields the protein MTVLTESFWLWQFLGRLHPLIVHFPVSLLCIALLLEVVDWSRRSTALRAGIAALVWIGAVAAVVAAGLGLVLVNQEEYGGRTVTVHQWSGLATMILALLAVVALRAKRTILYRTFLGLSVLGVSLAGHYGAMLTHGDDYLTSVLPFEKGVGRPVDGETKFAFASNSTGQPLSEKQIGELNLEVRSILAHNCYSCHSATKSKGGLRLDKKELIMKGGEDGAILVAGHPEDSDLIRRVKLPAGHEEAMPTKGKRLTEHDIEVLEFWIRQGAPWPSGAEKSIYRVAAIEPRLPTLPNAPAGITNPIDRFVNVYFQQHKVNWKNVVDDRTYQRRVYLDVVGLLPTPEQITAFVADTRVDKRETLVKDLLSRNTDYAQHWLTFWNDALRNDYTGTGYITGGRFDITTWLYTSLKTNKPYDQFVRELISPTKQSAGFIKGIQWRGTINSSQRTEMQAAQNVSQVLLGLNLKCASCHDSFISDWKLADAYAFANVFADTTLEINRCDKPTGKRADTRIIFEKLGTINGKAATDERLRQLADFLVQPKDGRLYRTVVNRVWAQVMGRGIIEPVDVMDNDPWSQDLLDWLASDFVTNGHDIKRLLFTILTSKTYQQPSVGVKDADVITSPSFVFRGMVRRRLTAEQFTDAVSLAFSPVYIDTSIVEEQFPKRIKKEVPFARASLVKNDPFLTALGRPNRETVSTSRSSQANLLQALELTNGQQFNEALKRGAQQWKALYPTSEGLVKTLYWKALGREPRPNELAIAQKIVGKTPTTEGIQDLVWAISLHPEFQLIY from the coding sequence ATGACTGTTTTAACTGAATCGTTTTGGCTCTGGCAATTTCTGGGCCGGTTACACCCGCTGATCGTTCATTTTCCGGTTAGCCTGCTTTGCATAGCCCTGTTACTCGAAGTGGTGGACTGGAGCCGCCGATCAACTGCGTTGCGGGCGGGTATTGCGGCCCTGGTCTGGATCGGGGCGGTTGCTGCGGTTGTGGCGGCCGGGCTGGGTCTGGTGCTGGTCAATCAGGAAGAGTACGGCGGCAGAACCGTAACCGTCCACCAGTGGTCGGGGCTGGCAACCATGATCCTTGCCCTCCTGGCGGTCGTTGCCTTAAGAGCGAAACGGACGATCCTGTACCGGACGTTTCTGGGGCTGAGTGTACTGGGTGTTAGTCTGGCCGGTCACTACGGGGCGATGCTCACCCACGGCGATGACTACCTGACCAGCGTACTGCCCTTTGAAAAAGGAGTTGGCCGACCCGTTGACGGAGAAACGAAGTTTGCCTTTGCCAGCAATAGTACCGGCCAGCCCCTGAGCGAAAAACAAATTGGGGAGCTGAATCTGGAAGTCCGGTCTATTCTGGCGCACAACTGCTACAGCTGCCACAGCGCCACCAAGAGTAAAGGTGGTCTGCGGCTGGACAAGAAAGAGTTGATCATGAAAGGGGGAGAAGATGGCGCAATTCTGGTAGCTGGTCATCCGGAAGACAGCGATCTGATTCGACGGGTAAAGCTCCCCGCCGGCCATGAGGAGGCCATGCCCACCAAGGGGAAGCGGTTGACCGAACACGATATTGAGGTACTCGAATTCTGGATCAGGCAGGGGGCGCCCTGGCCGAGTGGAGCCGAGAAAAGTATTTACCGGGTGGCAGCGATTGAACCCCGGCTGCCCACCCTGCCCAACGCACCGGCGGGAATCACTAACCCGATCGACCGGTTTGTTAATGTCTATTTCCAGCAGCATAAAGTGAACTGGAAGAACGTAGTGGACGACCGGACGTACCAGCGTCGGGTGTACCTGGACGTTGTTGGTCTCCTGCCGACACCCGAACAGATTACCGCTTTTGTGGCCGACACGCGGGTCGATAAACGGGAAACGCTGGTGAAGGATCTGCTCAGCCGTAACACGGATTATGCGCAGCACTGGCTGACGTTCTGGAACGACGCGCTACGCAACGACTATACCGGAACTGGCTACATCACCGGTGGCCGTTTCGACATTACGACATGGCTGTACACCTCGCTAAAGACCAACAAGCCCTACGATCAGTTCGTGCGGGAACTCATCAGCCCCACAAAGCAGTCGGCAGGATTTATCAAGGGGATACAGTGGCGGGGAACCATCAATTCGAGCCAGCGGACCGAGATGCAGGCGGCACAGAACGTATCGCAGGTGCTGCTGGGGCTGAACCTGAAGTGTGCCTCCTGCCACGATAGTTTTATCAGCGACTGGAAGCTGGCCGATGCCTATGCCTTCGCCAACGTATTTGCCGACACAACGCTCGAAATCAACCGCTGCGACAAACCTACCGGCAAGCGTGCCGATACCCGAATCATTTTCGAGAAACTGGGAACCATCAATGGAAAAGCCGCGACCGACGAGCGATTGCGGCAGCTGGCTGATTTTCTGGTACAGCCGAAAGACGGGCGGTTGTACCGCACGGTGGTGAACCGGGTGTGGGCGCAGGTGATGGGGCGGGGCATTATTGAACCCGTCGATGTCATGGATAATGACCCGTGGAGTCAGGATCTGCTCGATTGGCTGGCGTCCGATTTTGTCACGAACGGGCACGACATCAAACGATTGCTGTTTACCATTCTTACCTCGAAAACTTATCAGCAGCCATCGGTCGGGGTGAAGGATGCAGACGTGATCACCTCCCCATCGTTCGTTTTTCGGGGTATGGTACGCCGTCGGCTTACGGCCGAGCAATTTACCGACGCCGTCAGCCTGGCATTCAGCCCGGTCTATATCGACACGTCGATTGTGGAGGAGCAGTTCCCGAAGCGGATCAAGAAAGAAGTGCCGTTTGCCCGGGCATCGCTGGTCAAGAACGACCCGTTCCTGACGGCGCTGGGTCGGCCCAATCGCGAAACGGTCAGCACCAGCCGGTCGTCGCAGGCTAATCTGCTGCAGGCGCTGGAGCTAACTAACGGTCAGCAATTCAACGAGGCCCTGAAACGGGGTGCGCAACAGTGGAAAGCCCTGTACCCAACGTCGGAGGGACTGGTAAAGACTCTGTACTGGAAAGCCCTGGGCCGGGAACCCCGCCCGAACGAACTGGCTATTGCGCAGAAAATAGTGGGGAAGACACCAACCACCGAGGGTATTCAGGATTTGGTATGGGCTATCAGCCTGCACCCGGAGTTTCAGCTGATTTATTGA